The Hymenobacter sp. DG01 sequence AATACCGTCGCGCTAACCCTACCTCCCTTACGCGAGCGGGGCGACGATGTACTGCTGCTGGCCCGGCATTTTGCCACCATGTACGCCGCACGCAACCGCAAGCCTACGCCGGACTTCACGCCGGCCGCACTGGCCCGGCTGCGGCAATACCCGTGGCCGGGCAACGTGCGGGAGCTGCAACACGCCGTGGAGCGCGCCGTCATCCTGGCCGCCGGCCCCGCGCTGCAGCCGCAGGATTTTCCGCTGGCACCGCCGACTAAGCCAACTGCCCCCGCGCTGGCTTCGGCCCAGCCGGCCAAGCCGTTGCAGTTGCTGGAAGTAGAGAAAAACACTATTCTGCGCGTCATCGAGCGTCACAACGGCAACCTGACTCAGGCGGCCAAAGAACTGGGCCTTACCCGCACAGCACTTTACCGCCGACTGGAGAAACATGCCATTTAACCGCCCCTCCGCCGGCATCCTGCTCCGACTGGTAGCGCTGCTGGCGACCCTGAGCGGGGCAGGGTACTGGGCGCTGCACGGGCGCGCGGGCTGGGCCGTGCTAGCCGGCCTGCTGCTGGCGGCCCTCACGGTAGAGCTGGCCAGCTACCTGTCGCGGGGCCAGAGGCAGCTGGCCGACTTTCTGCTGGCGGTGCAGTACCGCGACTTTACCCAGCACTTTGACCCACGGCAGGCGCCCCCCGGCCTGCGGCCCCTGTACGCGGCGTTCAACCAGCTTAACGCAACATTTCGGGAGCTGCGGGCCGAGAAAGACGCCCAGTTTCACTACCTGCAAACCATCCTGGCGCTGCTCGACACCGGCTTGCTGGCCTACGACGCCACAGGGCAGGTTGAGTGGGTGAACGATGCCTTTACGCAGCTGCTGGCCCTGCCGTACCTGAACACCCTGCAGGCGCTGCAAACGCGCCATACTAGGCTCTACGCGGCAATTAGCCGCGCCACGCCGCATCATTCGCCGGTCGTGGAAATCACCGTCAACCGCCAGGTGCTGCGGCTGCTGCTCTCGGTTACGCGCTTCAAGCTCCGCGGCCGCGACGTGACGCTGCTGGCAGTCAAAAACGTGACCCACACGCTTGCCAGCACTGAAACCGACGCCTGGCAGAAGCTGCTGCGGGTGATGACGCACGAAATCATGAACTCGGTAACGCCTATTGCCTCCCTGGCCGATACGCTACGCCGCCACCTGGCCCTGATCCAGACGGCTGGCCCGTCGACGGAAACGCCCGGCAGCAGCCCGTTCGACGACGTAGCGGCCGGCCTGAGCATCATCCAGCAGCGCAGTGAGGGCCTGCTACGGTTCGCACAGGTCTACCGCAACTTTAGCACCATTGCCACGCCTCAGCTCATGCGCGTGCCGGTCCAGGCCTTGTTTCAGGACGCCCGCACCTTGCTGGAAAAGCAGTTTGCGCAGCAACACATTCGGGTAGTTATCACGGTGCATCCTGCGGCCCTGGCCGTAGAAGCGGACCGCCAGTTGCTGGAACAGGTGCTCATTAACTTGTTGCTGAATGCCATCCGGGCCGTGACGGCCGCTCCCCAGCCCCAGATTCAGTTGCTGGCCCACTTGGACGAGCGCGAGCAGGTAATGCTGGAAGTTATCGACAACGGCACCGGTATCGCACCGGACCTCCTGGAGAGCATCTTCATTCCGTTCTTCACCACCGACCCTGGCGGCTCTGGTATTGGGCTCAGCTTAGCCCAGCAAATCATGCAGCTGCACCACGGCAGTATTCACGTGCATTCTGAGGAAGGAGCGGGCAGCCGGTTTCAGCTGCGTTTTCCATAAACCAGGCAGAGGACGAACCGTTGATGGGCAGCCCAACGGCTCGCGGCCTGTACACCTTGACCTACTCACGAAGGGTGAGAGCTTAGAGTAGTTTTATCCCCCGTTGCTACAAGAAGGCCAGGTAGTAGATTGAAGTAGCGGCGCTTACTTGTGAAACTGTCATCCTGCGCATGGCGCACATCAAGTGGGGACGAAGGATGAAGGACTTTCTCCCTATTACTCGCCAACTCGTCCGTACGGGCTATCCATCTTGTAGCGCCGCTCAAATTCCTCGCGGGAGCAGAGCGACTTTACATCCACCATGCGGTCCAGGGACAGGATGCCGTCGAGGTGGTCGATTTCGTGCTGGAGCAGTTCGGCTAGGTCGTCCTCGGGGCCGGCATGGGTTTCGTGCCACTGGCCTTGCAGGTCCTGGTAGCGCACGGTTATCCACTTGTAGCGCTCTACCTGCATGAAGATGGAAAGAAAGGAGAGGCAGGCATCCCAGACGACCAGTTTCTCTGGGCTGTGGGCCACGATGCTGGGGTTAATGAGCGGCCACACCGGGTGGCCTGGCAGACGCAACAGAATCGCGCGCTGCAGCTCGCCAATCTGGGGCGCGGCAATGGCCCGGCCGTAGCCCGTGGTTTCGCGCCAGTGGGCCACCGTGTCGGTCAGGTCCGTGACCAAGTTGGCTACTTCCGGGGAGGTAGGGTCGGCTACGGGTTCGGCTACCGCACGCAGGGTAGGGTGGCCAAGCTGCAGAATGTCGCGGATGGGCATGGAGAATCTGGTGTTGAAGCTAAGCTAGAGCTAGTTCCCCTGCTTGGATAAGGAGGGGCTAGGGGTAGTTGAAAAACTAGAGCTAAAAACTAAAGCTAGATTAGATATTAGTTGATATCCAGGTATATCAACCACCCCTAACCCCTCCTCATCTGAGGAGGGGAACTAGCTTATAGCTCTAGTTCTACTCGGAGTGCTTGATGGACTGCACCATCTGGCGCAGCTCCAGGGCGCTGTACACCCGGCCGCGCGTAATGACTGTGTTGATCTGACGTAAATGAGCAATGTCTTCCAGCGGATTCTGATTGAGCAACACCAAGTCGGCGTCTTTACCGGCCCGGATGGTGCCGGAACGCTGGTCGGCTTTCAGGAAACGGGCCCCATTGATGGTGGCGGCTTGGAGTGCCTGAGCCGGGGTGAGGCCCGCCTGCACCAGCAGCTCCAGCTCGCCCAGTAGGGAGGTGCCGGGGTACACGTAGGAGTTGGACGCGCCGCTGTCGGAGCCGGCCAGCAGCGTGACGCCGGCTTGCTGCAGGGCCGGCACCAGGGTCATGAACTTGGCCGAAAGCTGCTTGTTGAAGGCGCGGGTAGCTGCCGATTGAGCCCGGGCCCCGGCCAGGCGGCGGGCGTAGGTAGCCTGAATTTTGGGGTCGATGTACGCCAACAGGGTGTCGCGGGAGTGGTCGGTTTCGGGCAGTTCGGCCAGTAGCTTCTGAATGTAGAGCGTAGGCACCACGGCGGTATGGTTTTTCGCCAGCGTCTGATAGAGGCGGGCGGCCGTAGCCGCGTCGTAGGTGCGGTAAATGGCGGGCAGCACCGCAAACAGGCCCAGGGGCTTGGGTGTGTTCAGGCTGCGCTGCACGGCCTGAGTGATGCTGTCCTCCCGGTTGGAGCAACCCTTAAACACGTAGTACAAATGCTCCGAAGCATCCAGGCCGCGCTCTGAGGCTTCGCGTAGGGTAGCGGTGTAGGGCATGTGGCCGGTGGTGAGCATGCCGCGCTTCTGGGCCGCCGCAATTGTGTTAAGAAAAGCCTCCCGCGAGATGGTACTTTCATAAAGCTTCACGTAATCGACTTTTAGCCGCTGCAGCGAGTCGAGAGCCTTGTCGATCTGCGCTTGATTTTCCACCTCCAGCGAGCCCGCCCAGAACGCCTTCGGTCCATCGATTTTGGGCCCCGAGGTGTAGATAGTAGGCCCAGCCAGCTGTCCGGCGCGGATCTGCTCCCGCCAGACGAAGATGCTCGGCGTCAGGTCGCCGCCCGCGTCGCGCACGGTGGTAATGCCGTGGGCCAGGTATAGGGGGAGCAGGTTGCGGTTGGCCGTAATAAGCGAATCACCGCCCCGGAAGTGCACGTGCATGTCCCAGAGACCCGGAATCAGGTATTTACCGGTGCCATCCACGGTGCGCCTGGAAACAAGGGCCGGGCCGCTGGTGTTGGTTACCTGCCGAATCTGCCCATTAGCAATTGCTACGGTTTGGTTGGGGCGTACCTGGCCAGTTTCCACATCCACTACGTTGGCGTGGGTGATAACCAGGTCGTAAGCCGGTTGGCTTCGGTGGCCGGCGCAGCCCGCGACCAGCAGGGGCAGGGTTGCGGCCAGCAGGCGGGGTAGGAGTTTCATGAGGCTCATTTTCTAGTGTTATTTCCCTAGCTCTGCTACCTGCTCTAGCAGTACGGCGCCGCTCATCCAGGTCATAAGTAGCACGACCAGCACCCCGAATACCGTCAGGGCCAGGGGGTGGCGGTAGCTGCCTACCACGCTGGGGCGGTAGGCGGCCACGAGCAGGGTGCCCAGGGTGATGGGCAGAATGAAGCCGTTCAGGGCCCCGGCCCAGACCAGCACGCTCACCGGCTTGCCTACCCCCACAAATACGAGGGTCGAGAAAATGATGAACCCAATAATCCAGCGGTTTTCGTGGGCGGCAATACCGGGCCGCATCGACCTGAGGAAGGAAACCGACGTGTACGCCGAGCCAATAATGGAGGTAATGGCCGCCGCGAACATCACCACCCCAAACAGCTTATAGCCCACCGAGCCAGCGGCCAGCTGAAACACCGAAGCCGTGGGGTTGCCCTCCTCAATGGCCAGGCCGCGGGCTACTACCCCCAGCGTAGCCAGAAACAACAGCACCCGAATCAGGGAAGCTACTGATACGCCCATAATGGCACTGCGCGACACCTCGGGCAGGGCTGCTGGGCCTTTTATGTCGGCATCCAGCAGGCGGTGCCCGCCGGAAAAGGTGATGTAGCCGCCCACCGTACCGCCCACCAGGGTAATAATGGCCCGGTAGTCGATAGCAGCGGGAACGACGGTGCGCAGGGCGGCTTCGGCCACGGGCGGTTGGGTAACCACGGCCACGTAGATAATGGCCAGAATCATCACGAGCCCCATAAGCTGGGCGAACCGGTCCATGAGCGGACCGGCCTCGCGTACCAGAAAAATGGCAATAGCCAGGCCCGCCGCCAGTACGGCGCACCAGGTTACCGGCAGGCCCGTGAGCACCTCCAGCCCCAGGCCCGCCCCGCCCACGTTGCCGATGTTGAAGGCCAGCCCGCCCAGCAGAATCAGCAAGGAAATAAAGCCGCCCAGCCCCGGCAGCACGCGGTTGGCAATGTCGGGGGCGCGCAGCTCCGACACGGCAATAACCCGCCAGATGTTGAGCTGCACCCCAATATCAATCAGAATAGAGGTCAGGATAACGAAGCCAAAGCTGGCCCCCAACGACTGGGTAAAGACGGTAGTTTGGGTGAGAAAGCCCGGCCCTACGGCCGAGGTAGCCATCAGAAAGGCGGCGCCCAGCAGCACGCCCCAGTTGCGGGCCGGCCTCACGCGGAAACTGGCTGATGGGTACGCACGGCAATGCCTTCCTGCTCCAGCCGCGCCCTAATCTGTTGGGCAAACGCCAGGGCGTGGGCACCGTCGCCGTGCAGGCACACGGTATCGGCCTGAATGGCGACGTCCGCGCCGGATTGAGCGCGCACTCGCCCTTCCTTCACCATGCGGACCACCTGGCTGATGGCCTTATCGGCGTCTGTAATCAGGGCGTCGGGCTGGCGGCGAGGCGTGAGCGTGCCGTTGGGCTGGTAGGTACGGTCGGCGAAGACCTCCTGGACGGTGGCCAGGCCCAGCTTTTGGCCGGCGCTAATGAGGGCGCTGCCGGCCAGCCCGTATAGGCAGGCTTTGGGGTGCACCCGGTACACGGCTTCCGCTAGGGCCTCGGCCAGGGCGGGGTTTACGGCGGCCATGTTATAGAGGGCGCCGTGGGGCTTTACGTGGTGCACTGTGCCGCCCTCAGCACGCACGAAAGCGGCCAGGGCACCCAGCTGGTACACCGTCATGTCGTAGGCTTCCTCGGGAGAAACCGCCATTTCCCGGCGGCCGAAGCCTACCAGGTCGGGCAGGCCGGGGTGGGCCCCAATGGCTACTCCGTGCCGCAGGGCCAGGCGCACGGTGCGCTTCATCACGGCCGGGTCGCCGGCGTGGTAGCCGCAGGCAATGTTGGCGGAAGTCACGAAGGGCAGAATGGCTTCGTCGTGGCCCAGGGGGTAGGCGCCGAAGCTTTCCCCCATGTCACAGTTCAGATCAACGGCGTAGGGTTGGTTCATCGATAGTGGAAAAGGGCGAGGCCCCGTTGGAGTTGCTGAAGGATTTTTTCCTGGTGTAGGTACCAGTAGTGCGCTTCCGTGAGGCTGACCTCCTGAAAGCGCAGCCTACCCCCCGGCGGCACCTGAGCCAGGCGGGAAAAGTCGGCGGTGATAACCTGCCCGATGCGGGGGTAGCCGCCGGTGGTCTGATGGTCGGCCAGCAAGACGATGGGCGCGCCGGAAGCGGGTACCTGCACGGTGCCGAATGTAACGGCTGAAGAGAGAATTTCCTGATCGGCGCGGCGCTGCAGTTCCGGCCCGGCCAGCCGGTAGCCCATGCGGTCAGATTGCGGCGTCACGGTAAACTCTTCTTCCCAGAAAGCCCGCTGGCTGGCCGGCGTGAACAAGTCGTACTCCGGCCCCCGCAGGGCCCGAATGACCGGCGCCGCTTCTGGCCCCGGCGTCAGGGTCGGCTCCGGAAACCAGGGCGTAGTGGCCCAGCGCGGGCCGGGTTGTGGCTTGAGCAGCTGCTGATGCAGGCGCTGCCCGGCGGGCGTTGGGCCGGGGGCAGGCAGCACGTCGCCGGCCCGCAGGGCGCGCCCTGCCAGGCCGCCGATGCCGGCTCGTAGGTAGGTTGATTGGCTGCCCAGCACCGCTGGCACGGCCAGTCCCCCGGAAAAAGCCAGGTAGGCCCGACAGCCCGCGCGGGCCGGCCCGAAGGCCAGCTCACTGCCGCGCCTGACGGCTACGGGCCGGTTGAGGGGTAGGGCCTCGCCATCGAGCGTAGCGGAGAGGTGGGCGCCGGTCAGGGCTAGCAGGTGGTCGGCTTCAAACCGAAGGGTAGGCCCCAGCAAGGTAATTTCCAGGCCGGCCGCTTCGGGCGAATTTCCTGCCAGCAGGTTGGCTACGCGCAGGGCCAAGGCGTCCATCGGGCCGCTGACAATCACGCCCGCCTGCCGGTAGCCCCGGCGGCCGCCATCCTGAATGGTGGTGAGCAGGCCCGGCCGAAGAATGCTACAGCTCATGTTCCTGCAGGTGCTGGTACTCGGCTTCGGAAATGGGCACGAACCGCAGCCGCTGGCCCGCCCGCAGCAAGCTCGGCGACGCGGCCTCGGGCGTGAACAGGCGGCGCGGCGTGCGCCCAATCAGCTGCCAGCCGCCCGGGGTGGGGAGGGAGTAAATGCCCGTCTGGCGGCCGGCAATGCCCACCGCGCCCGCCGGCACCAGGGGCCGGGGCTGGGTTTTGCGCGGGGCCGCCAGCCGTTCGTTCATTCCGCCCAGGTAGGGAAAGCCGGGCGCAAAACCAATCATGTACACCAGGTACTCGGGCTCGGTATGCAAGCGGATAACCTCCGCCGCCGTCAGGCCGGTGTAGCGGCTCAGCAGGTCCAGATCAGGCCCGAAAGCGCCGCCGTAGCACACCGGTATTTCCACCACCGGCGCCGCGTCAGAGGCGGGCAACTCGGGCAGCTGGTGCAGCAGCTGCCGGAGCGACTCCGAAACGCGTTGGTAGGGGTCTTGCTGGCCGGCCTGGCTCACCACCCACGGGTCGTAGTACACAGTGAGGGTAGTGAAGGCCGGCACGTATTCCAGCAACCCCGGAAACGGGTGGGCATCGAGGCCGGCGCCCACGGCCTGAATGGTGCGGTGCGTGGCCTCGCTGATACTTTCGCCGAATTGCAGCACCACGGCCGCGTCGCCGAGGGGGTAGAGCTGTACCGGCGTTGGGCCGGAAGGAGGGGGTAGGGGCTGGTCCATCGGAGGGTTTGCGTTACCTTGGGTGTTCGACCTGATGGAATTTCTCTCGGAATGAAGCTTCAATATAGTACCGGCGCGCGCTGCAGCGTGTTTTTGTTGGCCCTAAGCCTGGTAGCCTGCTCTAAAAAACTCGTGGTTTCTAACCCTGCTACCCCCGCCGCCCCGGTTGCCGTGGTACCCGGCGTCAGCCAGGAGCTGGCCCAGGACCGCGCCCGCCGCCTTTCCCGCCTGTGCTATGAGCTGCATCTGTTCGTGCCGTCGCGCAAGGAGCAGCCCATTGCCGCCACCGAAACCGTCCGCTTTCACCTCACGGAGGCCAGCCAGCCCGTGCAGCTCGATTTCAAGGAGCAGCCCGACCACCTGAAAAGCCTGACGGTGAACGGCAAACCCACGGAAATTGACTTCCGGCAAGAGCACTTGGTGCTACCCCCCGCCAGCCTGCAAACCGGCCCGAACAAGGTGAAGATTGAGTTTACGGCCGGCAACCAGAGCCTCAACCGCAACGAGGACTTCCTGTATACCCTGCTGGTGCCCGACCGTGCCCGCACCGTGTTTCCAGTCTTCGACCAGCCCAATCTAAAGGCGTCCTTTCAGCTCACGCTCACGCTGTCGCCCGAATGGCAAGCCCTGGCCAACGGGCCGCTGCTGGACTCTACCGCCACGGCCGAGAGCAAAACCCTGCGTTTCGCGCCTTCGGACACTATTAGCACCTACCTGTTCTCGTTTGCGGCAGGTAAGTTTGAGCGGGTTTCGCGCACGCTGGGGGGTAGGCCGATGCAGTTTCTGCACCGGGAAACCGACCAGGACAAGGTGCGGCTGAGTCTGGACCCCATCTTCCAGATTCATGCCGATGCATTGAAGTTTCTGGAGCAGTACACCGCCATTCCATATCCGTTCCGCAAGTTCGATTTCGTGGCCCTGCCCGATTTCCAGTACGGGGGCATGGAGCACGTGGGCGCCATCGACTACAAAGCCAGCACCCTGTTTCTGGACGAAGGCGCCACACGTGACCAAGAATTGGCACGGCGTAATCTGATTAATCACGAAACCGCTCACATGTGGTTCGGCGACTTGGTGACCATGCAGTGGTTTAACGACGTGTGGATGAAGGAGGTGTTTGCCAACTTCATGGCCGATAAGATGAGTAGGGAAAGCACAGAGGGAGAGGAGCAACTTCTCAAGTTTGTGACTGAACATTACCCCACAGCTTATAGCGTTGATCGTACAACTGGTGCCAATCCCATCCGCCAAGAGCTGGAAAACTTAAAAGATGCTGGCTCACTTTACGGCAACATCATTTACCACAAAGCACCCATCATGATGCGGCAGTTGGAGGGGCTAATGGGTGAGGAACCCTTCCGCTTGGGCTTGCAGGAATACTTGCGCAAATACAGCTTCGGTAACGCCACTTGGCCCGACCTCATACAAATCCTTGATGCTCGCACCCCCGCTGACCTACAGGCTTGGAACAAAGTGTGGGTAAACCAGCCTGGTCGCCCGGTTTTCAGTTATGATTTGCAAACAGCAAATGGAAAAATCATTCGATTACAAATCAAGCAAAAGGCTGAAGATGGCTCGGACCGCCTCTGGCCGCAACAATTTGATATTACGTTAGTCTATCCAACTGGTGCGCACCATGGCAATGTGAACATGACAAAGGGCACCGTAGACTTACCTTGGGCTACGGGTGAAAAAGTGCCTAGCTATATAATATTTAATACATATGGGCTTGGCTATGGAGTCTTTCCGGTGCAAAAGGAGCTGATAAAGCAATTACCGACACTAACTGACAAAAGCAGTGGTTTTACTTACCGGGAGGCTTCCGTACGGGCGTCCATCTATATTGCTCTGTTTGAGAATATGTTGAATGGCCAAGAGAATAAACCACGCCAGTTGCTAGATATATACAGAAAGCAGTTGACTGCAGAAGATGAAGAGCTGAACATTAAATTGCTAACGGGCCAGCTGACTGATATGTATTGGAAGCTGCTGAAGCCCGCGGAGCGCCTGGCTTTGGCGCCGACTTTGGAGAAAGAACTGTGGCAAGCCATGCAGCAAAATCCGGCCGCCAACTCCAAAAAGCTGCTGTTCAAGGCCTATCAGTCGGTGGCCCTGACCAAGGGCGCGCAAACGCGCCTCTACCAGATCTGGGACCAGCAGCAGGCCCCCGCGGGCGTGAAACTCACCGAAGACGACTACACCGCCCTGGCCCT is a genomic window containing:
- a CDS encoding PAS domain-containing sensor histidine kinase gives rise to the protein MPFNRPSAGILLRLVALLATLSGAGYWALHGRAGWAVLAGLLLAALTVELASYLSRGQRQLADFLLAVQYRDFTQHFDPRQAPPGLRPLYAAFNQLNATFRELRAEKDAQFHYLQTILALLDTGLLAYDATGQVEWVNDAFTQLLALPYLNTLQALQTRHTRLYAAISRATPHHSPVVEITVNRQVLRLLLSVTRFKLRGRDVTLLAVKNVTHTLASTETDAWQKLLRVMTHEIMNSVTPIASLADTLRRHLALIQTAGPSTETPGSSPFDDVAAGLSIIQQRSEGLLRFAQVYRNFSTIATPQLMRVPVQALFQDARTLLEKQFAQQHIRVVITVHPAALAVEADRQLLEQVLINLLLNAIRAVTAAPQPQIQLLAHLDEREQVMLEVIDNGTGIAPDLLESIFIPFFTTDPGGSGIGLSLAQQIMQLHHGSIHVHSEEGAGSRFQLRFP
- a CDS encoding peptide deformylase, whose amino-acid sequence is MPIRDILQLGHPTLRAVAEPVADPTSPEVANLVTDLTDTVAHWRETTGYGRAIAAPQIGELQRAILLRLPGHPVWPLINPSIVAHSPEKLVVWDACLSFLSIFMQVERYKWITVRYQDLQGQWHETHAGPEDDLAELLQHEIDHLDGILSLDRMVDVKSLCSREEFERRYKMDSPYGRVGE
- a CDS encoding amidohydrolase family protein; translation: MKLLPRLLAATLPLLVAGCAGHRSQPAYDLVITHANVVDVETGQVRPNQTVAIANGQIRQVTNTSGPALVSRRTVDGTGKYLIPGLWDMHVHFRGGDSLITANRNLLPLYLAHGITTVRDAGGDLTPSIFVWREQIRAGQLAGPTIYTSGPKIDGPKAFWAGSLEVENQAQIDKALDSLQRLKVDYVKLYESTISREAFLNTIAAAQKRGMLTTGHMPYTATLREASERGLDASEHLYYVFKGCSNREDSITQAVQRSLNTPKPLGLFAVLPAIYRTYDAATAARLYQTLAKNHTAVVPTLYIQKLLAELPETDHSRDTLLAYIDPKIQATYARRLAGARAQSAATRAFNKQLSAKFMTLVPALQQAGVTLLAGSDSGASNSYVYPGTSLLGELELLVQAGLTPAQALQAATINGARFLKADQRSGTIRAGKDADLVLLNQNPLEDIAHLRQINTVITRGRVYSALELRQMVQSIKHSE
- a CDS encoding NRAMP family divalent metal transporter; this encodes MRPARNWGVLLGAAFLMATSAVGPGFLTQTTVFTQSLGASFGFVILTSILIDIGVQLNIWRVIAVSELRAPDIANRVLPGLGGFISLLILLGGLAFNIGNVGGAGLGLEVLTGLPVTWCAVLAAGLAIAIFLVREAGPLMDRFAQLMGLVMILAIIYVAVVTQPPVAEAALRTVVPAAIDYRAIITLVGGTVGGYITFSGGHRLLDADIKGPAALPEVSRSAIMGVSVASLIRVLLFLATLGVVARGLAIEEGNPTASVFQLAAGSVGYKLFGVVMFAAAITSIIGSAYTSVSFLRSMRPGIAAHENRWIIGFIIFSTLVFVGVGKPVSVLVWAGALNGFILPITLGTLLVAAYRPSVVGSYRHPLALTVFGVLVVLLMTWMSGAVLLEQVAELGK
- a CDS encoding LamB/YcsF family protein, which codes for MNQPYAVDLNCDMGESFGAYPLGHDEAILPFVTSANIACGYHAGDPAVMKRTVRLALRHGVAIGAHPGLPDLVGFGRREMAVSPEEAYDMTVYQLGALAAFVRAEGGTVHHVKPHGALYNMAAVNPALAEALAEAVYRVHPKACLYGLAGSALISAGQKLGLATVQEVFADRTYQPNGTLTPRRQPDALITDADKAISQVVRMVKEGRVRAQSGADVAIQADTVCLHGDGAHALAFAQQIRARLEQEGIAVRTHQPVSA
- a CDS encoding biotin-dependent carboxyltransferase family protein, translated to MSCSILRPGLLTTIQDGGRRGYRQAGVIVSGPMDALALRVANLLAGNSPEAAGLEITLLGPTLRFEADHLLALTGAHLSATLDGEALPLNRPVAVRRGSELAFGPARAGCRAYLAFSGGLAVPAVLGSQSTYLRAGIGGLAGRALRAGDVLPAPGPTPAGQRLHQQLLKPQPGPRWATTPWFPEPTLTPGPEAAPVIRALRGPEYDLFTPASQRAFWEEEFTVTPQSDRMGYRLAGPELQRRADQEILSSAVTFGTVQVPASGAPIVLLADHQTTGGYPRIGQVITADFSRLAQVPPGGRLRFQEVSLTEAHYWYLHQEKILQQLQRGLALFHYR
- the pxpB gene encoding 5-oxoprolinase subunit PxpB, whose product is MDQPLPPPSGPTPVQLYPLGDAAVVLQFGESISEATHRTIQAVGAGLDAHPFPGLLEYVPAFTTLTVYYDPWVVSQAGQQDPYQRVSESLRQLLHQLPELPASDAAPVVEIPVCYGGAFGPDLDLLSRYTGLTAAEVIRLHTEPEYLVYMIGFAPGFPYLGGMNERLAAPRKTQPRPLVPAGAVGIAGRQTGIYSLPTPGGWQLIGRTPRRLFTPEAASPSLLRAGQRLRFVPISEAEYQHLQEHEL
- a CDS encoding M1 family aminopeptidase; translated protein: MKLQYSTGARCSVFLLALSLVACSKKLVVSNPATPAAPVAVVPGVSQELAQDRARRLSRLCYELHLFVPSRKEQPIAATETVRFHLTEASQPVQLDFKEQPDHLKSLTVNGKPTEIDFRQEHLVLPPASLQTGPNKVKIEFTAGNQSLNRNEDFLYTLLVPDRARTVFPVFDQPNLKASFQLTLTLSPEWQALANGPLLDSTATAESKTLRFAPSDTISTYLFSFAAGKFERVSRTLGGRPMQFLHRETDQDKVRLSLDPIFQIHADALKFLEQYTAIPYPFRKFDFVALPDFQYGGMEHVGAIDYKASTLFLDEGATRDQELARRNLINHETAHMWFGDLVTMQWFNDVWMKEVFANFMADKMSRESTEGEEQLLKFVTEHYPTAYSVDRTTGANPIRQELENLKDAGSLYGNIIYHKAPIMMRQLEGLMGEEPFRLGLQEYLRKYSFGNATWPDLIQILDARTPADLQAWNKVWVNQPGRPVFSYDLQTANGKIIRLQIKQKAEDGSDRLWPQQFDITLVYPTGAHHGNVNMTKGTVDLPWATGEKVPSYIIFNTYGLGYGVFPVQKELIKQLPTLTDKSSGFTYREASVRASIYIALFENMLNGQENKPRQLLDIYRKQLTAEDEELNIKLLTGQLTDMYWKLLKPAERLALAPTLEKELWQAMQQNPAANSKKLLFKAYQSVALTKGAQTRLYQIWDQQQAPAGVKLTEDDYTALALALAVRDYPAATPILPKQLTRIQNPDRKKRMEFLMPALSPDVQTRDAFFASLSEEKNREKEAWVTAALAYLHHPLRTATSEKYLPQSLALLEEIQQTGDIFFPASWLQATLGSYQTPTAARTVRDFLAAHPNYNPKLRAKLLQAADDVFRAEKLVL